One Silurus meridionalis isolate SWU-2019-XX chromosome 10, ASM1480568v1, whole genome shotgun sequence genomic window carries:
- the LOC124392483 gene encoding uncharacterized protein LOC124392483 isoform X2, which translates to MKESHLGWYIRSETPLHQIRNAFTSDQKRLYIRSETPLHQIRNAFTSDQKRFYIRSETLLHQTRNAFTSDQKRLYIRSETPLHQTRNAFTSDQKRLYIRSETPLHQIRNAFTSDQKRLYIRSETPLHQIRNAFTSDQKRFYIRPETPLHQIRNAFTSDQKRLYIRPETPLHQIRNAFTSDQKRFYIRSETPLHQIRNAFTSDQKRLYIRSETLLHQIRNAFTSDQKRLYIRSETLLHQIRNAFTSDQKRLYIRSETLLHQIRNAFTSDQKRFYIRSETLLHQIRNAFTSDQKGLWKHLQRAA; encoded by the coding sequence ATGAAAGAAAGTCATTTAGGATGGTACATCAGATCAGAAACACCTTTACATCAGATCAGAAACGCCTTTACATCAGATCAGAAACGCCTTTACATCAGATCAGAAACGCCTTTACATCAGATCAGAAACGCTTTTACATCAGATCAGAAACGCTTTTACATCAGATCAGAAACGCTTTTACATCAGACCAGAAACGCCTTTACATCAGATCAGAAACGCCTTTACATCAGATCAGAAACGCCTTTACATCAGACCAGAAACGCTTTTACATCAGATCAGAAACGCCTTTACATCAGATCAGAAACGCCTTTACATCAGATCAGAAACGCTTTTACATCAGATCAGAAACGCCTTTACATCAGATCAGAAACGCCTTTACATCAGATCAGAAACGCTTTTACATCAGATCAGAAACGCTTTTACATCAGACCAGAAACGCCTTTACATCAGATCAGAAACGCCTTTACATCAGATCAGAAACGCCTTTACATCAGACCAGAAACGCCTTTACATCAGATCAGAAACGCTTTTACATCAGATCAGAAACGCTTTTACATCAGATCAGAAACGCCTTTACATCAGATCAGAAACGCCTTTACATCAGATCAGAAACGCCTTTACATCAGATCAGAAACGCTTTTACATCAGATCAGAAACGCTTTTACATCAGATCAGAAACGCCTTTACATCAGATCAGAAACGCTTTTACATCAGATCAGAAACGCCTTTACATCAGATCAGAAACGCCTTTACATCAGATCAGAAACGCTTTTACATCAGATCAGAAACGCTTTTACATCAGATCAGAAACGCTTTTACATCAGATCAGAAACGCTTTTACATCAGATCAGAAACGCTTTTACATCAGATCAGAAAGGTCTGTGGAAACACTTGCAGAGAGCTGCATAA
- the peak1 gene encoding LOW QUALITY PROTEIN: inactive tyrosine-protein kinase PEAK1 (The sequence of the model RefSeq protein was modified relative to this genomic sequence to represent the inferred CDS: inserted 1 base in 1 codon; deleted 1 base in 1 codon): MSACNTFTEHVWKPGECKNCFKPKSLHCLPEGSPLKYSPEQVLSQHSHTSPGGTNNINHPSPTGVRAITNANLASNPQRSSSSSRSGQFRPPVAKKPTIAVKPTMMLPCSGMGLDLEGNAQKLVEGAESGKTSAFTIWNHNGFNRKRPTEPNNNERNDERVEMGGFASFCSPSSNNNSGLTDVLKEIAGLDSDLSSNRDDFLGRISCSYRRSLERGLPAASCLALGRSGSANKHVSLSNSAEIISSEGGRFCYPEFSVDGEEDEEYEEESESDDGEHESWDESDEELLAMEIRMRGQPRFANFRAATLSPVPFAAGKKWNTVPLRNRSLQRICAVDYDGYDDILNSYPSMDSSGAPSLLPYGSNRQGSGFLSNSESITSPESSSSLPEDSCTSSSGSSVSRNQPNGLHPIPFSRDSAVHQDPVGRAFSSPKATETHKAVLAIRLQDQDINQREGGPLPQALPGQPITISFSPTEEQPKPYRVVSLEKTPICKPYTVVDVSASMASTEEQTTESTVKPKCPTTSLGPPPYPGASKNIPLLASHFSPKSPVSPKTPLSPKSAAVSPTTSISPLNSVSQSVPVSLSTALANAATSSPSCKKPGNIRYQEVWTSSTSPRQKLPKVELLSGTPSGSSVPPRHVNHKSAPTSPVAGISSSRTIPVKSPNLSEIKFNSYNNAGMPPFPIIIRDEPTYARSSKNAVKVPIVINPSAYDNLAVYKSFLGVCGELPQAKPGTGGRVASHTYEEIGNSENAQASPTEHKLKKLVSADTTEERDTTRAGAHSDKGKNTPECSTSANISVTVSSPRTNIGPTLSTVSSSLTKSSSVKLNSSSNTGDDLPASGSSEGQTPLALGQGXREKASKVLSQIVASIQPPQSPPDSPSSHSKTCSFEELYSLPPDATKGTLSRPKSLHCPPDSSLSKSHTPSKLLPKSQSASAAEACTSPKSEPSAPFPPPRSTSSPYHASNLLQRHFSNWTRPTGSRPSDGDVSPGVEGRRSADSNRPKRWISFKSFFRRRKDEEEQKEKAEKEKEKEKGKLVGLDGTVITMLPPPPLQRQHWFSESKTDDPNQKPTIIFTYKPDSGAGGDGEAELRVEECNAVATGVLSYNQPGPPKSRASLLISKVMSQMPVQGPETDPTAIASLPAKQKLPTVNEPPGLSTHPVPAPLAQRSLGEPEDEEGTHTHSHSHSTASSSCSATYTNLGQSRASLIPAKHPRHPKSADDTLHSESEGFNVGPKSTPPPLPKKNMPRANTEPSMTRDPMNRRPLVEAKPGGASLSVANPLYDLDSTWDTASQSSSLSSDARQLDESGDSLERPVAGGSSHSRSANSSTALDREKLGCRSTESLAAGKSHRLALYRGLDSWEEVAGRIRSLHADTLRKLAGRCEDRFMAGQKDHLRFGTDSWSHFRLTTGKPCCEAEDAVYYTASYAKDPLINYAVKICRYKVKETQQQFFHSLAVRQSLSVHFNIQQDCGHFLADVPARLLPWENEESSEDEKDEKREEERTLEQKSGGSKELLSEWKRHAARGQGNLAVSEDLASHSGKLRSRVVVITREVPFQTVADFVQDGATRHSRNPELYERQVCLLLLQLCSGLEHMKPYHVSHCDLHLKNLLLVHCQPGDPCNLELPEPNNNTTSASSACPARLIISNFSQAKQQSIVQYTEGDEFQLGLLIYEMLHQPNPLVEAAGPKKREQLPPLPTRSLYSQGLQRLAGLLLHTDESERVGVAEARACLQCLLWGPRDDLLRNTPLPIQRHAALQNWLDLKRTLMMIKFAERSLDAGHSARGVSLEDWLCCKYLAFATTESIDRVVRVLQQL; this comes from the exons ATGTCTGCTTGCAACACCTTTACTGAACACGTGTGGAAGCCAGGCGAGTGCAAGAACTGCTTCAAGCCCAAGAGTCTGCACTGCCTACCTGAGGGGAGTCCACTCAAGTATTCCCCTGAACAAGTCCTCAGCCAACACAGTCACACGTCTCCAGGTGGCACAAATAACATCAACCACCCATCACCCACAGGTGTCAGGGCTATTACTAACGCTAACCTTGCTAGCAACCCTCAGAGAAGCAGCAGTTCTTCCCGTTCGGGCCAGTTTCGCCCTCCTGTAGCAAAAAAGCCTACAATTGCTGTAAAGCCTACCATGATGCTCCCATGCTCCGGAATGGGCCTAGATTTAGAAGGAAATGCTCAAAAACTGGTTGAGGGGGCAGAGTCTGGAAAAACTTCAGCGTTTACCATTTGGAATCACAATGGCTTTAACAGGAAGAGGCCCACAGAACCAAACAACAATGAGAGAAATGATGAAAGGGTAGAAATGGGGGGATTTGCCTCGTTCTGCTCGCCAAGCAGTAACAATAACAGTGGCCTAACTGATGTGTTAAAGGAGATTGCAGGTTTGGACTCGGATCTTAGCTCCAATAGGGACGACTTTTTGGGCCGGATCAGCTGTTCATATAGGCGCTCATTGGAGAGAGGCTTGCCTGCTGCCAGCTGTCTGGCCTTGGGTCGTAGCGGTAGTGCAAATAAACATGTTTCTTTGAGCAACAGCGCTGAGATTATCAGTTCCGAAGGGGGGCGCTTCTGCTACCCAGAATTTTCTGTTGATggagaggaggatgaagaaTATGAAGAGGAAAGTGAGAGTGATGATGGTGAGCATGAGAGCTGGGATGAGAGTGATGAAGAGCTTTTAGCTATGGAGATCCGGATGAGGGGCCAGCCACGCTTTGCTAATTTTCGTGCTGCAACACTTTCTCCAGTTCCGTTTGCAGCTGGTAAGAAGTGGAACACTGTACCTCTGAGGAACCGCTCCCTGCAACGGATCTGTGCTGTCGACTATGACGGCTATGATGATATTCTAAATAGTTACCCTTCCATGGACTCCAGTGGAGCACCCAGCCTGCTTCCATATGGCTCCAACCGCCAGGGCAGTGGTTTCCTGTCTAATTCAGAGTCTATCACCTCACCAGAATCGTCATCATCTCTGCCTGAAGACTCCTGCACCTCCAGCAGTGGAAGCAGTGTTTCTCGCAACCAGCCTAACGGGTTACACCCCATTCCGTTTAGTAGAGACTCTGCAGTACATCAAGATCCAGTGGGCCGAGCATTTAGCTCACCTAAAGCCACTGAGACGCACAAAGCTGTTCTGGCGATCAGATTACAGGATCAAGACATCAATCAGAGAGAAGGTGGCCCTCTTCCACAGGCCCTCCCTGGCCAGCCAATCACGATAAGCTTTAGCCCAACAGAGGAGCAGCCTAAACCTTACAGAGTAGTGAGTTTGGAAAAAACTCCCATCTGTAAGCCTTACACTGTGGTTGATGTATCAGCATCTATGGCTAGCACTGAGGAACAAACTACTGAGAGCACTGTGAAGCCTAAATGCCCAACCACATCACTGGGTCCTCCACCCTACCCAGGAGCCTCAAAAAACATCCCCCTCTTAGCCTCTCATTTCTCTCCAAAATCACCTGTATCACCCAAAACTCCCCTTTCACCCAAGTCTGCAGCAGTATCTCCAACCACTTCAATATCTCCATTGAATTCGGTTTCTCAATCAGTCCCAGTCTCTCTAAGTACTGCCTTGGCCAATGCTGCTACATCTAGCCCGTCCTGTAAGAAGCCTGGGAACATTCGTTATCAAGAGGTGTGGACGTCTAGCACTAGCCCTCGGCAAAAGCTCCCCAAAGTAGAGTTGCTTAGCGGGACGCCCTCGGGATCATCAGTCCCTCCCAGACACGTTAACCATAAATCAGCTCCCACCTCCCCGGTTGCTGGTATCTCCTCTTCACGCACCATACCCGTGAAGTCACCTAATTTGTCAGAGATCAAATTCAACAGCTATAACAATGCTGGCATGCCTCCTTTCCCAATCATCATCAGAGATGAACCTACATATGCACGGAGTTCCAAGAATGCAGTAAAAGTTCCCATTGTGATTAACCCAAGTGCATATGATAATCTGGCGGTGTATAAAAGCTTTCTGGGTGTATGTGGTGAGCTGCCACAGGCTAAACCAGGAACAGGAGGTCGAGTAGCCAGCCACACGTATGAGGAAATCGGCAACTCTGAGAATGCTCAGGCCTCACCAACAGAGCACAAGCTCAAAAAACTTGTCTCGGCTGACACCACGGAAGAGAGGGACACCACAAGAGCAGGAGCTCACAGTGACAAAGGCAAAAATACTCCAGAGTGTAGTACATCAGCCAACATTTCCGTTACTGTTTCGAGCCCTAGAACAAATATTGGCCCAACTCTTAGCACTGTGTCTAGCAGTCTGACAAAAAGCAGCTCTGTTAAACTCAACAGTAGCTCTAACACCGGTGATGACTTACCTGCATCAGGCAGCAGTGAGGGCCAGACCCCTCTAGCACTGGGTCAGG ACAGGGAGAAGGCCAGCAAGGTGCTGTCTCAGATAGTAGCCTCAATCCAGCCACCCCAATCTCCTCCAGACTCGCCTTCTTCTCACAGCAAAACCTGCAGCTTTGAGGAGCTCTACTCTCTTCCCCCTGATGCAACTAAGGGTACTCTCAGCAGACCCAAATCTCTCCACTGCCCTCCAGACAGCAGCCTGTCCAAATCGCACACGCCATCCAAGCTCTTGCCGAAGTCCCAGAGTGCCTCAGCAGCCGAGGCTTGCACTAGTCCAAAATCTGAACCCAGTGCCCCCTTCCCTCCGCCCAGATCCACCTCTTCCCCATACCATGCCAGCAACCTGCTTCAAAGGCACTTCAGCAACTGGACCAGACCCACAGGCTCCAGGCCAAGTGACGGGGATGTTAGCCCCGGGGTAGAAGGCAGACGTTCTGCTGACAGTAACAGGCCTAAGCGTTGGATCTCCTTCAAGAGCTTCTTTCGTCGGCGAAAAGATGAGGAAgaacaaaaagagaaagcagagaaagagaaagaaaaagaaaaaggaaagctTGTGGGCTTGGATGGTACTGTTATCACTATGTTACCTCCTCCTCCCCTCCAGAGGCAGCATTGGTTTTCCGAGTCAAAAACCGATGATCCCAACCAGAAACCCACCATTATATTCACCTATAAGCCAGACAGTGGGGCAGGAGGCGATGGGGAGGCAGAACTCAGGGTGGAGGAATGTAATGCAGTGGCAACTGGAGTGCTGTCATACAACCAGCCAGGCCCACCGAAGAGCAGAGCCAGCCTTTTGATCAGCAAAGTGATGAG TCAGATGCCTGTTCAAGGCCCAGAGACTGATCCTACTGCCATCGCCTCTTTGCCAGCCAAGCAGAAACTGCCGACCGTGAACGAGCCGCCCGGCCTCTCGACACACCCCGTGCCCGCCCCTCTCGCCCAACGT AGTCTAGGAGAGCCAGAGGACGAggagggcacacacacacactctcactcacactccactGCCTCCAGCTCTTGTAGTGCAACATACACCAACTTAG GTCAGTCAAGGGCCAGTTTGATTCCCGCAAAGCACCCAAGACACCCCAAGTCCGCTGATGACACTCTCCATTCTGAATCGGAAGGATTCAACGTGGGCCCCAAATCCACTCCGCCACCATTGCCGAAGAAAAACATGCCACGCGCCAATACAGAGCCGTCAATGACCAGAGACCCGATGAACCGCCGGCCCCTGGTCGAGGCCAAGCCAGGTGGTGCCAGCTTGAGCGTGGCTAATCCACTCTATGACCTAGACTCTACCTGGGACACGGCGAGTCAGAGCTCCTCACTCAGCTCGGACGCCCGCCAGCTAGACGAGTCCGGAGACTCTCTGGAGAGGCCAGTGGCCGGGGGAAGCAGCCATTCTCGTTCAGCCAACAGCAGCACGGCCCTAGATCGGGAAAAGCTTGGCTGCCGCAGCACAGAGAGTCTTGCAGCCGGTAAATCGCACAGACTTGCTCTTTACAGAGGTCTAGACAGCTGGGAAGAGGTTGCAGGCCGAATCCGCAGTCTCCACGCCGACACGTTGCGCAAACTAGCCGGCCGCTGTGAAGACCGCTTTATGGCTGGACAAAAAGACCACTTGCGCTTTGGCACAGACAGCTGGTCCCACTTCCGACTGACCACGGGCAAGCCATGCTGCGAGGCAGAAGACGCCGTGTACTACACGGCCTCGTACGCCAAGGACCCGCTCATTAACTACGCTGTAAAG ATCTGCAGGTACAAGGTAAAGGAGACACAGCAGCAGTTCTTCCACAGCCTGGCTGTTCGACAGAGCCTTTCTGTGCACTTCAACATCCAGCAGGACTGTGGCCACTTTCTTGCAGATGTGCCTGCCCGGCTACTGCCCTGGGAGAACGAGGAGTCCAGCGAAGATGAGAAGgatgaaaagagagaggaggagcGAACCCTGGAGCAGAAAAGCGGCGGGAGCAAAGAGTTGCTGTCTGAATGGAAGCGGCATGCCGCGAGAGGGCAAGGGAACTTAGCAGTGTCAGAGGACTTGGCGAGCCACAGCGGGAAGTTGCGTAGCCGGGTGGTGGTAATCACACGTGAGGTCCCTTTCCAGACAGTGGCTGATTTTGTGCAGGATGGTGCAACAAGACATTCACGCAACCCAGAGCTCTATGAGCGCCAGGTATGCCTGCTGCTGCTTCAGCTTTGCTCTGGCCTAGAGCACATGAAGCCATACCACGTGTCACACTGCGACTTGCACCTGAAGAACCTTCTGCTCGTGCACTGCCAGCCAGGAGATCCGTGCAACCTTGAACTTCCGGAGCCCAACAACAACACCACGTCCGCTTCCTCTGCTTGTCCAGCTCGCCTCATCATCAGCAACTTCTCTCAGGCCAAGCAGCAGAGCATCGTGCAGTACACCGAGGGGGATGAGTTCCAGCTCGGCCTTCTAATCTACGAGATGCTTCACCAACCCAATCCTCTGGTCGAGGCTGCCGGACCGAAAAAAAGGGAGCAACTGCCTCCACTCCCCACACGTTCCCTATACTCTCAGGGCCTGCAGCGCCTGGCAGGTCTTCTGCTCCACACCGATGAGTCGGAGCGCGTCGGTGTGGCCGAAGCTCGCGCTTGTCTGCAGTGTCTGCTCTGGGGGCCTCGCGATGACCTCCTGCGCAACACACCTCTTCCCATTCAGCGCCATGCCGCGCTGCAGAACTGGCTGGACTTGAAGCGTACGCTCATGATGATCAAATTCGCAGAGCGCTCGCTGGATGCCGGGCACAGTGCCAGAGGAGTCAGCCTGGAGGACTGGCTCTGCTGCAAGTACCTAGCCTTCGCCACCACCGAGTCCATAGACAGGGTTGTACGTGTTCTGCAGCAGCTTTGA
- the LOC124392483 gene encoding uncharacterized protein LOC124392483 isoform X1, whose product MSRNERKSFRMVHQIRNTFTSDQKRLYIRSETPLHQIRNAFTSDQKRFYIRSETLLHQIRNAFTSDQKRLYIRSETPLHQIRNAFTSDQKRFYIRSETPLHQIRNAFTSDQKRFYIRSETPLHQIRNAFTSDQKRFYIRSETLLHQTRNAFTSDQKRLYIRSETPLHQTRNAFTSDQKRFYIRSETLLHQIRNAFTSDQKRLYIRSETPLHQIRNAFTSDQKRFYIRSETPLHQIRNAFTSDQKRLYIRSETPLHQIRNAFTSDQKRFYIRSETLLHQIRNAFTSDQKRFYIRSERSVETLAESCIIKSLCCASIS is encoded by the coding sequence ATGAGTAGGAATGAAAGAAAGTCATTTAGGATGGTACATCAGATCAGAAACACCTTTACATCAGATCAGAAACGCCTTTACATCAGATCAGAAACGCCTTTACATCAGATCAGAAACGCCTTTACATCAGATCAGAAACGCTTTTACATCAGATCAGAAACGCTTTTACATCAGATCAGAAACGCTTTTACATCAGACCAGAAACGCCTTTACATCAGATCAGAAACGCCTTTACATCAGATCAGAAACGCCTTTACATCAGACCAGAAACGCTTTTACATCAGATCAGAAACGCCTTTACATCAGATCAGAAACGCCTTTACATCAGATCAGAAACGCTTTTACATCAGATCAGAAACGCCTTTACATCAGATCAGAAACGCCTTTACATCAGATCAGAAACGCTTTTACATCAGATCAGAAACGCTTTTACATCAGACCAGAAACGCCTTTACATCAGATCAGAAACGCCTTTACATCAGATCAGAAACGCCTTTACATCAGACCAGAAACGCCTTTACATCAGATCAGAAACGCTTTTACATCAGATCAGAAACGCTTTTACATCAGATCAGAAACGCCTTTACATCAGATCAGAAACGCCTTTACATCAGATCAGAAACGCCTTTACATCAGATCAGAAACGCTTTTACATCAGATCAGAAACGCTTTTACATCAGATCAGAAACGCCTTTACATCAGATCAGAAACGCTTTTACATCAGATCAGAAACGCCTTTACATCAGATCAGAAACGCCTTTACATCAGATCAGAAACGCTTTTACATCAGATCAGAAACGCTTTTACATCAGATCAGAAACGCTTTTACATCAGATCAGAAACGCTTTTACATCAGATCAGAAACGCTTTTACATCAGATCAGAAAGGTCTGTGGAAACACTTGCAGAGAGCTGCATAATAAAGAGTCTGTGTTGTGCTTCGATTAGTTAA